The following nucleotide sequence is from Pandoraea thiooxydans.
GCTCGCCGGCGAACCCGGCGCGGGCCGCTGCGCCGGGGCGAGCCGAATCCTGGCGCCGTCGCTCAGGCGGTCGAGACCGTCGGTAACAACCGTCTGGCCGGCGTTCAGGCCCGCGACGATGACCGTATGCCGGCCGTCGCTGGGGCCCACGGTGACCTTGCGCACCGAAACCGTCTGGTTGGGATTGACCAGAAACACATAGTCGCCCGGCGCGCCGCTTTGCACCGCCGCGGTCGGCACCAGCACGACATGCCGCAGCGTATCGACCAGCAGCCTGACGTTGACGAACTCATTCGGGAACAGCGCCTCGTCGGCGTTGGCGAACATCGCGCGCAGCGGCACGGTGCCGGTACTGGTGGCCATCTGATTGCCGACCGCGTACAGCGTGCCGGAGGCCAGCTGTTTGGTGTTGTCGCTGTTATAGACCGTCACCGGCAATTTGGCACCGGCGTTCACGCGCTGCAACACGCTGCCCAGCGCGTTTTGCGGCACGGCGAACTCGACCGTGGTGGGTTTGATGGTGGTGATCACCACCAGCTGGCTCGAGGTGGTCACGTAATTGCCCGGATCGACCAGGCGCAGGCCGACGCGGCCGGCCACCGGCGCGGTGATGTGGGCATAGGCCAGATCGAGCTCGAACTG
It contains:
- a CDS encoding efflux RND transporter periplasmic adaptor subunit; its protein translation is MSEAPSTQVKQGRRGRLIILVVLLVLVALVLYHLLGRKKVQRGMPAQVVTVAAATVGDMPQTLSALGTVTPITTVTVLPQLSGYLTAVGYQEGQDVAKGQFLAQIDPRQYEISKQQAEAQLAKDQAALAQARADLARYAQLHQHQAIAEQTYADQQFTVRQQEAAVKADRASIAQFELDLAYAHITAPVAGRVGLRLVDPGNYVTTSSQLVVITTIKPTTVEFAVPQNALGSVLQRVNAGAKLPVTVYNSDNTKQLASGTLYAVGNQMATSTGTVPLRAMFANADEALFPNEFVNVRLLVDTLRHVVLVPTAAVQSGAPGDYVFLVNPNQTVSVRKVTVGPSDGRHTVIVAGLNAGQTVVTDGLDRLSDGARIRLAPAQRPAPGSPASAPAATPAAPGSAARAS